From Pseudomonas poae, the proteins below share one genomic window:
- the gspG gene encoding type II secretion system major pseudopilin GspG, giving the protein MPRRTAVETLSTQRAFTRWAVLVVLVIVGVLALALGPRLFGDVALAEIATAKAQVATLGKAVEQFHQDTGRYPTDEESLDALVKQPAGEAQWKGPYVDEDLLSDPWGVAYQYHYPPTQARTPFDLFSFGKDRTVGGVGENKDITYGDQ; this is encoded by the coding sequence ATGCCACGACGTACAGCTGTCGAAACACTAAGTACCCAGCGCGCTTTTACGCGGTGGGCGGTGCTGGTGGTGTTGGTCATCGTTGGCGTATTGGCGCTGGCGCTGGGCCCACGATTGTTCGGCGACGTGGCGTTGGCGGAAATTGCCACGGCCAAGGCTCAGGTGGCCACATTGGGCAAGGCCGTTGAACAGTTCCACCAAGACACCGGTCGCTACCCCACCGATGAGGAGAGCCTGGACGCCCTAGTCAAGCAGCCTGCGGGTGAGGCGCAATGGAAGGGGCCCTACGTCGACGAAGACTTGCTGAGCGACCCATGGGGCGTCGCGTATCAGTACCATTACCCGCCAACCCAGGCCCGGACGCCTTTCGACCTGTTTTCGTTCGGCAAGGACCGGACAGTGGGTGGTGTGGGGGAGAACAAGGATATTACCTACGGCGACCAGTGA
- a CDS encoding LysR substrate-binding domain-containing protein has product MRLRHIEVIQAILQTGHLGTAAEWLQLPVGDAEAALKEAEQQLGFMLFASVRGRLQATRETLELQAAIAHVYEALEPVQRLASRLKHHHAPTLRALCTPPLANQLLPQSIAVLRRRFQDTPCNLSSQPTRDIVRSLLLHEADVGLSLHDPQHPQIQSSVLAQGKLQLLAPHGWLKPKQKYSALQDLAGQSMIGLEGQDPLSRLLDAKLQALRPLPVVQTRVQTYQMMRSMVEAGEGLAIVDPFTAFGAREAGLDACPLSPPIMVSLYALTLKDGVATPALNALLEIVTQKAQSLLAI; this is encoded by the coding sequence ATGCGTTTACGTCATATCGAAGTGATTCAGGCCATCTTGCAGACCGGACACCTCGGCACGGCCGCCGAATGGTTGCAACTCCCTGTGGGCGATGCAGAAGCGGCGCTCAAGGAGGCCGAGCAGCAACTGGGCTTCATGCTGTTTGCCAGCGTCCGCGGGCGCTTGCAAGCCACGCGTGAGACCCTGGAATTACAGGCCGCGATTGCCCACGTGTATGAAGCGCTGGAGCCGGTACAGCGCCTGGCCAGCCGCTTGAAACACCATCACGCCCCAACCCTGCGCGCCCTGTGCACACCGCCCCTGGCCAATCAATTGTTGCCACAAAGCATTGCGGTACTGCGCCGGCGTTTCCAGGACACCCCCTGCAACCTGTCGAGCCAGCCAACCCGCGACATCGTCAGAAGCCTGCTGCTGCACGAAGCCGACGTAGGGCTGAGCCTGCATGACCCGCAGCACCCGCAAATCCAGAGCAGCGTGCTGGCCCAAGGCAAATTGCAACTGTTGGCGCCCCATGGCTGGCTCAAGCCCAAGCAAAAGTACAGCGCCCTGCAGGACCTCGCCGGCCAATCGATGATCGGGCTGGAGGGGCAAGACCCGCTCAGCCGCCTGCTGGACGCCAAGCTGCAAGCCTTGCGCCCGCTGCCGGTGGTGCAGACGCGGGTACAGACCTACCAGATGATGCGCAGCATGGTCGAGGCCGGTGAAGGCTTGGCGATTGTCGACCCGTTTACCGCGTTCGGCGCTCGCGAGGCGGGGCTGGATGCGTGCCCGCTGTCGCCGCCGATCATGGTCAGCCTGTATGCGCTGACACTGAAGGATGGCGTGGCCACACCGGCACTCAATGCGTTGCTCGAGATCGTCACCCAAAAGGCGCAAAGCCTGCTCGCGATTTAA
- a CDS encoding GNAT family N-acetyltransferase encodes MQAVMNPKFPGLSVRVADEGFDAYVWGNDFSFEVSAYGEPQMGKRVDQWPVERIVPYRKCYGIDPEEFASFRDAPDSAIFMAYLDDRAVGHIVVSTNWNGFAHVDELAVALPARRHGVAKALLDVAQFWSRKKNLPGMMLETQNNNLGACRLYERSGYVMGGIDHLRYRGIDPQTREVAIFWYRLFKAEVELA; translated from the coding sequence ATGCAAGCTGTAATGAACCCGAAGTTTCCGGGGCTCAGTGTACGGGTCGCCGATGAAGGCTTTGATGCCTACGTGTGGGGCAATGACTTCAGCTTTGAGGTCAGCGCCTACGGTGAGCCGCAGATGGGCAAGCGGGTCGATCAGTGGCCCGTGGAGCGTATTGTGCCGTACCGCAAGTGCTACGGCATCGATCCCGAAGAGTTCGCCAGCTTTCGCGATGCGCCGGACAGCGCGATCTTCATGGCCTACCTGGATGATCGGGCGGTGGGGCATATCGTGGTCAGCACCAACTGGAACGGCTTTGCCCACGTCGATGAATTGGCCGTGGCCTTGCCCGCACGCCGCCACGGGGTGGCGAAGGCCCTGCTGGATGTGGCGCAGTTCTGGAGCCGCAAGAAAAACCTGCCGGGCATGATGCTGGAAACCCAGAACAACAACCTGGGCGCCTGCCGGTTGTATGAGCGCAGCGGCTATGTGATGGGCGGGATCGACCACTTGCGCTATCGCGGGATTGATCCGCAAACCCGTGAGGTGGCGATTTTCTGGTATCGCTTGTTCAAGGCCGAAGTCGAACTGGCTTAA
- the dnaQ gene encoding DNA polymerase III subunit epsilon, giving the protein MRSVVLDTETTGMPVTDGHRIIEIGCVELMGRRLTGRHFHVYLQPDRDSDEGAIGVHGITDEFLKGKPRFAEVADEFFEFINGAQLIIHNAAFDVGFINNEFALMGQTDRADISRHCSILDTLMMARERHPGQRNSLDALCKRYGVDNSGRELHGALLDSEILADVYLTMTGGQTSLSLAGNASDGSGSAEGSGNRPSEIRRLPADRKPTTIIRASEQDLAEHAARLEAIAKSAGAPALWTQLTQQ; this is encoded by the coding sequence ATCCGATCTGTTGTACTCGATACCGAAACCACCGGCATGCCGGTGACCGACGGCCACCGGATCATTGAAATCGGCTGTGTCGAACTGATGGGGCGGCGCCTGACCGGGCGTCATTTTCACGTCTACCTGCAACCGGATCGTGACAGTGACGAAGGCGCGATCGGCGTCCACGGCATCACCGATGAATTCCTCAAGGGCAAGCCACGTTTCGCTGAAGTGGCGGACGAGTTCTTCGAGTTCATCAACGGCGCCCAGCTGATCATCCATAACGCGGCGTTCGACGTCGGCTTCATCAACAACGAGTTTGCCCTGATGGGCCAGACGGACCGTGCGGACATTTCCCGGCACTGTTCGATCCTCGACACCTTGATGATGGCCCGTGAACGTCACCCCGGCCAGCGCAACAGCCTCGATGCCTTGTGCAAACGTTATGGTGTCGACAACTCCGGCCGTGAACTTCACGGCGCCTTGCTCGACTCCGAGATTCTCGCCGACGTCTACCTGACCATGACCGGCGGGCAGACCAGCCTGTCGCTGGCGGGCAATGCCTCCGACGGCAGCGGTTCGGCGGAAGGTTCGGGCAACCGCCCTTCGGAAATCCGCCGCCTGCCGGCCGATCGCAAGCCGACCACCATCATCCGCGCCAGCGAGCAGGACCTGGCCGAGCATGCGGCGCGCCTGGAGGCGATTGCCAAGTCGGCGGGTGCGCCGGCGTTGTGGACTCAACTGACCCAGCAATAA
- the rnhA gene encoding ribonuclease HI has translation MTDSVELFTDGACKGNPGPGGWGALLVCKGVEKELWGGEANTTNNRMELMGAIRGLEELKRRCNVLLVTDSQYVMKGINEWMVNWKKRGWKTAAKEPVKNADLWQLLDEQCNRHDITWKWVRGHIGHPGNERADQLANRGVDEVRGYKQS, from the coding sequence ATGACCGATAGCGTAGAACTCTTCACCGATGGCGCCTGCAAGGGCAACCCGGGCCCTGGCGGCTGGGGCGCGTTGCTGGTGTGCAAGGGCGTGGAGAAGGAGTTGTGGGGCGGCGAAGCCAACACCACCAATAACCGCATGGAACTGATGGGCGCCATTCGCGGGCTGGAAGAGCTCAAGCGTCGCTGCAATGTGTTGCTGGTGACCGACTCGCAATACGTGATGAAAGGTATCAACGAGTGGATGGTCAACTGGAAGAAGCGCGGCTGGAAGACCGCCGCCAAAGAGCCGGTAAAAAACGCCGACCTGTGGCAACTGCTCGATGAGCAATGCAATCGCCATGACATCACCTGGAAGTGGGTCCGCGGGCACATCGGCCACCCAGGCAACGAGCGCGCCGACCAGCTCGCCAATAGAGGCGTGGACGAAGTGCGCGGCTACAAGCAGAGCTGA